CGGCTGCTGCACGCCCATCACCGCCCATCGCGGCGCGACCCTGCCCATCGACGGCACGATCCGCGTCGCGGAGCGCTTCGCCATCGACTTCGTGCAGCTCGCCGGCGACGGCCGGCTGTTCACGGGCGACAAGTCTCAGCTCTCGAGCTACGCGTTCTACGGCGTGGAAGTCCTCTCGGTCGCGCGCGGCATCGTGGTCGAGACGGAGAACGCGCTGCCCGAGCAGGTACCGGCCACGCGCCCGCCCGATGCGACCATCTCGAACGCCGCGGGGAATCACGTCATCGTCGACATCGGCGACGGCCGCTTCGCCCTCTACGCACACCTCCAGCCCGGAAGCGTTCGCGTCCGCAAGGGGGATCACGTTCGTCGCGGCCAGCCCCTCGGGCTGCTCGGAAACTCCGGCAACACCGACGCACCACACCTCCATTTCCACGTCATGGACGCACCGTCGCCGCTCGTGGCCAACGGGCTTCCGTACGTCTTGGCGTCCTTCACCGGCGAGGGTCGGCTGACGAACGAGGACGCGCTGTGGAACGGCGAACCGGCTACGATCGATCGGGGCGCGCTGGCGGGCGCCCATGCGGATCAGCTGCCGCTCGACGACGAGATCGTCGCGTTCCCCTAGCAGGCGCTTCGCGGCTCCGCCGCGCGCCATTTCGCGTGCAGGTCCCGCACCACCGCGATCGCCTCGTCGGCCGTCTCGAGGCAGCGCGGAATGTCGAAGTCCTGGGCATTGGCCATCGGCAGGCGTGGATCGAGCATGCTCGTCCTCGCCCACTCGACCAGGCCAGCCCACATCCGGCCGACGAGAATCAACGGGACGTCCTGCACGTGGCGCACCTGCAGGAGCTGCCAGATCATCATCGTCTCCAGGACCGTGCCGATCCCGCCGGGCACGACGACGAACGCGTCGGAGGCGAGCACGAAGTGGTGGAGGCGCGTGAAGAAGGTGCGGTGCTCGAAGACCTGTTCGACGAACGGATTCACCTCCTGCTCGAAGGGTAGCTCGACACGGATCCCCGTGGAGCGCTCTGGCATCCCGGCCGCGACGGCACCCTCGTTGGCCGCCTGCATCAGCCCCGGCCCGCCGCCGGTGACGATGTCGCAACCCATCGCGGTGAGCGCGGTGGCGACCCGCTTCACCTCGTCGTAGACGAACGTCCCCGGCTGCGCGCGCGCGGAGCCGAAGATGGCGACGCGATAGCGATCACGCCGCGTCGGACGCAGGCGCGTGAGGTTGTTGACGATGTCCCAGAGGCCCAGGATGGTCGTCGACAGGACGCGCTTGACGCCCTCCTCGTCGGAGAGGTCGACCATCCTCGGCTCCGCGGTACCACTGCGATCGTGCGACATGCGCGGCTTCTTCCAGAGGGCGGGCCGTGGCGCAACGCTCGCGCCCCCGGCCGGGCGGTTCGTGGCGCCACCGCCACTTGACGAGTCGCGCACCTCCCGACTACACAGTCGACCCGTAGCGGCAGTCGACGTCGCGACGAAGTGGCGTCGACAAAGGGGGGACCATGGGGATGCGATCGGCACGACGGACCGCAACCGCAGCTCTGCTGGCAACCGCACTGCTATGGGTGGGCCCTGCGCTGGCGGAAACTGACACGCTCTCGCGCGCCGGGATGGACCTCGTCGGGACGCCCCTCGACCTCGCCCTCTCACCGTACACCGCGGGCTCGACCTTCGTACGGAAGTACTACATCAACGGCAAGCAATCAGTGCTGGAAAAGGCGCTCATGACGCCGGTCATGGGCGTCGCCTACGTGCCGTCCTGCGTGCTGCTCAACACGGTCGCTGCGGTGATGCGCTTCACCGACGGCCTGCTGAACGTCCCGGTGGGGCTCGCCTCGCTGGGCCGCGAGAAGGCGCCCGACACGGCGATCTACGAGCCCATTCATGGAGAGAGGGGCGCGCTGGTCGACACGCACGGGGTCTACTTCGGCGCCTACTACTGCGAAGGGTACTTCCAGTAGCCGCGAGCGGTCGCTCGCAGGCTGCGAAGGCGCTGGACGTCGAGACCCGATGGACGTCCTGAGGGCAATTGCGCGACGCGAAGACCCTCGGGCAGAGCCGACGTGAGCAGCTCGGAGCGGCTGCATCGGCAACGCGCCGGAGGCCGTCTCGGGGCTTGCGTGGGCGGGGTCGCCCGGGGCAAGGGAGCCCCAGAGGATCAGGACGGGTGAGGACCCTCAGCCGGCTGTGTCTGGGTGCCTTCGGGATGGGGGTGCTACTCGTGGCGGCGCGGGCTGCGGCCGACACGTACGCGGTCAACAGCCCCATCGACGCAATCGACGTCGTTCCGGGCGACGGGAGCTGCGCGACGGCGACCGGGGCCTGCACGCTGCGCGCCGCCGTCCAGGAGGCGAACGCACACGCCGGCCCCGACGTCGTCACGCTGCCGGAGGGGCTGTTCCTCCTCACGCTCGCGGGCGCCGGCGAGGACGCTGCGGCGACGGGCGATCTCGACGTCATCGACCCGCTCGAGATCGACGGCGCGGGACGGGAGACCACGCTCGTCGACGGGCTCGGTGTGGATCGCGTTCTGCACTCGTTCGCCTCCGCGCTGACCCTGCGCGACATGACCGTGCGTAGCGGGTTCGTTACGGGTCCCGGCGGGGGCCTCTACGAGACGACAGGCACGGTCGCGATCGAGCGCGTGCGCTTCGAGCGCAATGTGGCCACCACGGGAGGGGCGCTCTGGCACGACGACGGGGCGCTCACCATCTCCGACGGCGTCTTCCACGCGAACGTCGCCTCGGGCGGCGACGGCGGGGCGCTCGGCTTCAATGGGACGGGCAATCTCGTCGTCACCAACACGGAATTCACGACCAACGGAAGCCTCGGTGGAGGCGCTGGTGCGCTCGCGAGCGCGTCCACCGGCGCGGTGACCCTGACGAGCTGCACCTTCTCGTCGAATTTCGCGACCCTCACCGGGGCCGTCGCCGCAGTAGGAAGCACCACGTTCTCGCTCGACGGGTGCCTGTTCGACCGGAATCGGTCGACGGCCGGTGGCGGGGCGCTCCTGGGTACGGGCCCAGGCAGCGTCACCGTCTCCAGGACCCAGGTGCTCGCCAACCTGGGAGGCGCATACGGCGGCGCCTACCTGAAGGCGATCGGTACGGTGCAGGTGACCGGAAGCGAGTTCTCCGACAACGTGGGCCTCACCGGCTTCGGCGGCCTTTCCGTGAGCGCCGGCGCCGCCGGCGCGACGGTCATGGACACCGTGTTGCGCCGCAACGACGGCGGCTCCGGGTTCGGGGGAGGGCTCTCTGCCGGCGCCGCCGGCGGAACCGTCACGTTGACCGACGTCGAGGCGAGCGACAACTCGAGCGGGATGGGGGGCGGCTTGTTCCTCGGTGGAACGAACGCGACGC
The sequence above is drawn from the Candidatus Eisenbacteria bacterium genome and encodes:
- a CDS encoding M23 family metallopeptidase, translated to MPVTVRLLLPILATLAASVPAAAAAVVAPLVVRAVAPVDPVQGADARLHLAYELLIMNFASSQVSLDTVEALDAATETVVARMQGPDLGGMLRLAGGAGGTAIGAGASATLFMDVSLPAGARAPRALSHRFAITVAPGATPPPEPGDRDPSPPAAKAITFVGAPVGVAQRRAVVLSSPLRGPRWLVANGCCTPITAHRGATLPIDGTIRVAERFAIDFVQLAGDGRLFTGDKSQLSSYAFYGVEVLSVARGIVVETENALPEQVPATRPPDATISNAAGNHVIVDIGDGRFALYAHLQPGSVRVRKGDHVRRGQPLGLLGNSGNTDAPHLHFHVMDAPSPLVANGLPYVLASFTGEGRLTNEDALWNGEPATIDRGALAGAHADQLPLDDEIVAFP
- a CDS encoding LOG family protein, which produces MSHDRSGTAEPRMVDLSDEEGVKRVLSTTILGLWDIVNNLTRLRPTRRDRYRVAIFGSARAQPGTFVYDEVKRVATALTAMGCDIVTGGGPGLMQAANEGAVAAGMPERSTGIRVELPFEQEVNPFVEQVFEHRTFFTRLHHFVLASDAFVVVPGGIGTVLETMMIWQLLQVRHVQDVPLILVGRMWAGLVEWARTSMLDPRLPMANAQDFDIPRCLETADEAIAVVRDLHAKWRAAEPRSAC
- a CDS encoding choice-of-anchor Q domain-containing protein; protein product: MRTLSRLCLGAFGMGVLLVAARAAADTYAVNSPIDAIDVVPGDGSCATATGACTLRAAVQEANAHAGPDVVTLPEGLFLLTLAGAGEDAAATGDLDVIDPLEIDGAGRETTLVDGLGVDRVLHSFASALTLRDMTVRSGFVTGPGGGLYETTGTVAIERVRFERNVATTGGALWHDDGALTISDGVFHANVASGGDGGALGFNGTGNLVVTNTEFTTNGSLGGGAGALASASTGAVTLTSCTFSSNFATLTGAVAAVGSTTFSLDGCLFDRNRSTAGGGALLGTGPGSVTVSRTQVLANLGGAYGGAYLKAIGTVQVTGSEFSDNVGLTGFGGLSVSAGAAGATVMDTVLRRNDGGSGFGGGLSAGAAGGTVTLTDVEASDNSSGMGGGLFLGGTNATLTRVRLLRNGSGTGPGGGAYITGTMVGMTDSTIEGNIAANRGGGISAIGAGLTITIANSTISTNRAASSSGQGGGVFLGPGFASTLSNVTFSGNVADFSGGGAYLVGTFTFRNVTLADNSAPHGSAILNDNSPITLASSIISGAAANHCTGDPIMSGDFNVDSNGTCGLSGAHDRNDVDPQLGPLADNGGPTLTHLPAAASAAIDGGDPNDCPATDQRGQVRPTDGNGDGVPVCDVGAVEFLDLCPSDPSKTAPGTCGCGVPDTDAALPNGVADCLVNAELKARIARARAIVAALTGDASEEALESELTSIAEGLGAYLKQFKAQLVLADPKAKVDKLAKKVRKAAKKATKAKGGRKLAKAKAKATTALDRLDRAIAPQ